In one window of Eggerthella guodeyinii DNA:
- a CDS encoding helix-turn-helix domain-containing protein: MKDFFDRWKDMLVRVGALPVAFLGIGLYRAWLATFFRYDAFPTIDFFDYALFEGAIGVASFAVVFLARRITPLWSNRVAVGLTAVSMVGGSMLCVVACFWVQIAALKYAGLVLAGAGLGLLILMWTEFFGSLNPMRVAAYYAGAIFLGEILKWLFSGLDPAYIAVFSVVLPLVSLDWVRRSMKRLPDIDLPKPMGKAGLSEVPWKPIALMGICTFATGFGVLPDQPLVAGNIVGTMLVAAFVFFGVLSSSKWFNFDTIYQLAFPLMIVGLLLIAPQFSLDSQTAAGCYDAGYTMLSIFIMIVLSNIAYRFGISAAWLNGIERGIRYLVEAGGWSLFALTSLYLPQDAVTMVHLGIVAIVALAFAVLFFTEKRLSAKWGISLKQSSDGDDVFSPGLLAMRVSDLSREHSLSPREEEVLQLLARKGTSTQIEENLFVARGTVKAHTSRIYRKLGVHSRDELYELLGIED; this comes from the coding sequence ATGAAGGATTTTTTCGACCGCTGGAAAGACATGCTGGTGCGCGTCGGCGCTTTGCCCGTTGCGTTTCTCGGCATCGGGCTGTATCGCGCGTGGCTTGCGACGTTCTTTCGCTACGATGCGTTCCCGACCATCGACTTCTTCGATTACGCTCTGTTCGAGGGCGCCATCGGCGTTGCGTCGTTCGCGGTGGTGTTTCTTGCGCGCCGCATCACGCCGCTCTGGTCGAATCGGGTCGCGGTGGGGCTGACCGCCGTCAGCATGGTGGGCGGGTCGATGCTGTGCGTGGTCGCGTGCTTCTGGGTGCAGATCGCGGCGCTCAAGTATGCGGGGCTCGTGTTGGCGGGCGCGGGTCTCGGATTGCTCATCCTCATGTGGACGGAGTTTTTCGGCTCGCTCAATCCTATGCGCGTGGCCGCGTATTATGCCGGTGCCATCTTCTTGGGGGAAATCCTCAAGTGGCTGTTCAGCGGGCTCGATCCTGCGTACATCGCCGTGTTTTCCGTGGTGCTTCCGCTCGTCTCCCTCGATTGGGTGCGCCGTTCCATGAAGCGGTTGCCGGACATCGACCTGCCCAAACCCATGGGCAAGGCGGGGCTTTCCGAGGTTCCCTGGAAGCCTATTGCCCTCATGGGGATATGCACGTTCGCGACGGGGTTCGGCGTGCTGCCCGATCAGCCCTTGGTGGCGGGGAACATCGTGGGCACGATGCTGGTTGCGGCGTTCGTGTTCTTCGGCGTGCTTTCGTCGTCGAAGTGGTTCAACTTCGACACCATATACCAGCTGGCGTTCCCGCTCATGATCGTGGGGCTCCTGCTCATCGCGCCGCAGTTCTCGCTCGACTCGCAGACGGCGGCGGGCTGCTACGATGCCGGGTACACCATGCTGTCCATCTTCATCATGATCGTCTTGAGCAACATCGCGTATCGGTTCGGCATCTCGGCGGCCTGGCTGAACGGCATCGAGCGCGGCATCCGCTATCTGGTGGAGGCGGGCGGTTGGAGCCTGTTCGCGCTCACCTCGCTCTACCTGCCGCAAGACGCCGTCACGATGGTGCATCTGGGCATCGTGGCGATCGTGGCGCTGGCGTTCGCCGTGCTGTTCTTCACGGAGAAGCGGCTGTCGGCGAAATGGGGCATCAGCTTGAAGCAGAGTTCCGACGGCGACGACGTGTTCTCGCCGGGGCTGCTTGCCATGCGCGTGTCCGACCTGTCGCGCGAGCACAGCTTGAGCCCGCGCGAGGAGGAGGTGCTGCAGCTGCTCGCGCGCAAGGGAACCTCGACCCAGATCGAGGAGAACCTGTTCGTGGCGCGCGGTACGGTGAAGGCCCACACGAGCCGCATCTACCGCAAGCTGGGGGTGCACAGCCGCGACGAACTGTACGAGTTGCTGGGCATCGAGGACTGA
- a CDS encoding SanA/YdcF family protein — translation MLGLVLGCILVVVAVFAVTNVVTVATTKDRIVEPQAAEGFDADAVVVLGASVFADGTPSGILQDRLDDGIALYKAGVAPKLIMSGDNSTVSYNEVQVMKDYAISQGVPSQDIFCDHAGFSTYESMYRAKNVFGAQRIVVATQTYHLYRALYAAQGLGLEAIGVASDYHDYSKQFQYDLREVPARTKDFFKTLFQVPSTFVGDPISLNQSGDVTEG, via the coding sequence ATGCTGGGTTTGGTGCTCGGGTGCATACTCGTGGTCGTTGCCGTGTTCGCGGTGACGAACGTGGTGACGGTCGCCACGACGAAGGATCGCATCGTCGAACCGCAGGCGGCCGAGGGCTTCGACGCCGATGCCGTCGTGGTGCTGGGTGCCTCCGTGTTCGCCGACGGCACGCCGTCGGGCATCTTGCAGGATCGCCTCGACGACGGCATCGCGCTGTACAAGGCGGGCGTGGCGCCGAAGCTCATCATGAGCGGCGACAACAGCACTGTGTCGTACAACGAGGTGCAGGTGATGAAGGACTACGCCATCTCCCAAGGCGTGCCCAGCCAGGACATCTTCTGCGACCACGCGGGCTTCTCCACGTACGAGAGCATGTACCGTGCGAAGAACGTGTTCGGGGCGCAGCGCATCGTGGTGGCCACCCAGACCTACCACCTGTACCGCGCGCTGTACGCCGCGCAGGGCCTCGGCCTCGAGGCCATCGGCGTGGCCAGCGACTACCACGACTATTCCAAGCAGTTCCAGTACGACCTGCGCGAGGTGCCCGCGCGCACCAAGGACTTCTTCAAGACGCTGTTCCAGGTGCCCTCGACGTTCGTGGGCGACCCCATCAGCCTCAACCAGTCCGGCGACGTCACCGAAGGCTGA
- a CDS encoding aspartate/glutamate racemase family protein: MNPAPHTPCIRACTVGVIRVITEDRERTDAHGQLIERAFPQVRTVSRCIPDQPEGVHDAATKRAAEPKVVALACQLVEQGADGIIVSCADDPGVAEARAIVGVPVVGAGESVAAAAARFEGPVGVIGITPDAPPAFPRILGKRLLANLVPDGVRDTRDLNAPAGRRAAIATARQLRVEGAAVIALACTGFSTIGLAPQLEEAVGIPVIDPVTCEAQALLRALSLR, translated from the coding sequence ATGAACCCCGCCCCGCATACCCCCTGCATCCGCGCCTGCACCGTCGGCGTCATCCGCGTCATCACGGAAGACCGGGAACGGACGGACGCGCACGGACAGCTCATCGAGCGCGCGTTTCCGCAGGTGCGCACCGTGTCGCGGTGCATTCCCGACCAACCCGAGGGCGTGCACGACGCCGCCACGAAGCGCGCGGCCGAGCCGAAGGTGGTGGCGCTCGCCTGCCAGCTGGTCGAGCAGGGCGCCGACGGCATCATCGTGAGCTGCGCCGACGACCCCGGCGTGGCCGAGGCGCGCGCCATCGTGGGCGTGCCGGTGGTGGGCGCCGGCGAGAGCGTGGCCGCCGCCGCGGCGCGCTTCGAGGGGCCCGTGGGCGTCATCGGCATCACGCCGGACGCGCCGCCCGCGTTCCCGCGCATCCTGGGGAAGCGCCTGCTGGCGAACCTCGTGCCCGACGGCGTGCGCGACACGCGCGACCTGAACGCGCCCGCAGGTCGACGGGCCGCGATCGCGACCGCGCGGCAGCTGCGCGTCGAGGGCGCAGCGGTCATCGCGCTCGCGTGCACGGGATTCTCGACCATCGGATTGGCGCCGCAGCTCGAAGAGGCAGTCGGCATCCCCGTCATCGACCCGGTAACGTGCGAAGCGCAGGCGCTGCTGCGCGCGCTCAGCCTTCGGTGA
- a CDS encoding helix-turn-helix transcriptional regulator, which translates to MRMVWKTLRLRHLGLAFFWACSMLTFRSSILLSGPVHSTGYQTLVVIISFVANMTTLFVVASRMERDPSFYDKLPPSAFTASIVAGLGLMAGSGVAGSVGLLPASLAILPLVAGAVLAGVGYGYFWGSWAECLGRMHPARTSFYLPVVLLLTALLFVAFSFCSEELGVPALLLMLPLPVLSQLCLTRCNREVPDERATLAADSGRYRTALGSLVSLIVASLVLSCLFGYVWQMTVVSVDSAYEAHRLPLIANIVAAVALIGLVLFARRRTDLALTFKVIVPILVVLFALMPVFWSTNPVELNMVMSACYGVFDVIIWYMVVSTAYDFSVSGFVVGGIVRGVSIIARLVGIGIGYVVMLIPESPSMLVIGVSVGAIYVLAMLALFQHTGNRFSFLSFGAAKAREAEIEAAPSCAAACGAACPLQQEGEAPAAQPASRSAAEPVEGPADASGNASGDAPGNEPGGDVFDQIAAYYGLTRREAEVLPYLARGRSAKVIAEALFVSESTVRTHTRRILEKTALHSKQDLIDLIERYE; encoded by the coding sequence ATGCGCATGGTATGGAAGACGCTGCGGCTCCGCCATCTCGGTCTCGCGTTCTTCTGGGCGTGCAGCATGCTCACGTTCCGCAGCTCCATCCTGCTGTCGGGACCCGTGCATTCCACCGGATATCAGACGCTCGTCGTGATCATCTCCTTCGTGGCGAACATGACCACGCTGTTCGTCGTGGCGTCGCGCATGGAGCGCGACCCGTCCTTCTACGACAAGCTGCCGCCTTCGGCGTTCACCGCGAGCATCGTGGCGGGCCTCGGGCTAATGGCCGGCTCGGGCGTCGCCGGGAGCGTCGGGCTGCTGCCCGCGTCGCTGGCCATCCTGCCGCTCGTGGCGGGCGCGGTGCTGGCCGGCGTGGGGTACGGCTACTTCTGGGGAAGCTGGGCCGAATGCCTCGGGCGCATGCACCCCGCGCGCACGTCGTTCTACCTGCCCGTGGTGCTGCTGCTGACCGCGCTGCTGTTCGTGGCGTTCTCGTTCTGCTCGGAGGAGTTGGGCGTGCCCGCGCTGCTGCTCATGCTGCCGCTGCCCGTGCTGTCGCAGCTGTGCCTGACGCGCTGCAACCGCGAGGTTCCCGACGAGCGCGCCACCCTCGCCGCCGATTCGGGCCGGTACCGCACGGCGCTCGGCTCGCTCGTGAGCCTCATCGTGGCCAGCCTCGTGCTGTCGTGCCTGTTCGGCTACGTGTGGCAGATGACCGTGGTGTCGGTGGACTCCGCCTACGAGGCGCACCGGCTGCCGCTCATCGCCAACATCGTGGCCGCCGTCGCGCTCATCGGGCTCGTGCTGTTCGCGCGGCGCCGCACCGACCTGGCGCTCACGTTCAAGGTGATCGTGCCCATCCTCGTGGTGCTGTTCGCGCTCATGCCGGTGTTCTGGAGCACGAACCCCGTGGAGCTCAACATGGTGATGAGCGCCTGCTACGGCGTGTTCGACGTGATCATCTGGTACATGGTGGTGTCCACGGCCTACGATTTCAGCGTGTCGGGCTTCGTGGTGGGCGGCATCGTGCGCGGCGTGTCCATCATCGCGCGGCTCGTGGGCATCGGCATCGGCTACGTGGTGATGCTCATCCCCGAAAGCCCGTCCATGCTGGTCATCGGCGTGTCGGTAGGCGCGATCTACGTGCTGGCCATGCTCGCGCTGTTCCAGCACACCGGCAACCGGTTCTCGTTTCTGAGCTTCGGCGCCGCGAAGGCGAGGGAGGCGGAAATCGAAGCGGCTCCCAGCTGCGCGGCGGCGTGCGGAGCGGCGTGCCCGCTGCAGCAGGAAGGCGAGGCCCCTGCCGCGCAACCCGCTTCCAGGTCTGCCGCCGAACCCGTCGAGGGGCCCGCGGACGCATCCGGCAACGCGTCCGGCGACGCGCCCGGCAACGAGCCCGGCGGCGACGTGTTCGACCAGATAGCGGCCTACTACGGGTTGACGCGGCGCGAGGCCGAGGTGCTGCCCTACCTGGCGCGCGGACGCTCGGCCAAGGTGATCGCCGAGGCGCTGTTCGTGTCGGAGAGCACCGTGCGCACGCACACGCGGCGCATTCTGGAGAAGACGGCCCTGCATTCGAAGCAGGACCTCATCGATCTCATCGAGAGGTACGAGTGA
- a CDS encoding molecular chaperone TorD family protein yields the protein MNPDANAANAPATPLAPPAALLRNACVDAAPLFAPPGFEGPDEAGERGSWEAMAHLAGEAVTTPRAAARRAFERELLVAGLPLAALPVESLHKPWCTPDGVMRASRGMYGGESAQHVRALCDACGLSVPPAFAAMPDHLTLLLELLAFFLEAGAEPSARMLVHDHFDWLGAYDATLAARAEQAAGAPAFDEEKRRDLAEGIAFMRGVVRSIDGAVHGWAEGTA from the coding sequence GTGAACCCCGATGCGAACGCCGCAAACGCCCCTGCAACCCCTTTGGCCCCGCCCGCAGCCCTGCTGCGGAACGCCTGCGTGGACGCTGCGCCGCTGTTCGCGCCGCCGGGTTTCGAGGGCCCCGACGAGGCGGGCGAGCGCGGCTCGTGGGAAGCCATGGCGCATCTTGCCGGCGAGGCGGTGACGACGCCGCGTGCTGCAGCGCGGCGCGCGTTCGAGCGCGAGCTGTTGGTTGCGGGCTTGCCGCTGGCGGCGCTTCCGGTGGAGTCGCTTCACAAGCCGTGGTGCACGCCCGACGGCGTCATGCGCGCCTCGCGCGGCATGTACGGCGGCGAGTCGGCGCAGCACGTGCGGGCGCTATGCGACGCGTGCGGGCTGAGCGTGCCCCCGGCGTTCGCGGCGATGCCCGATCATCTGACGCTGCTGTTGGAGCTGCTCGCGTTCTTTCTCGAAGCCGGCGCGGAGCCTTCGGCCCGCATGCTGGTGCACGACCACTTCGATTGGCTGGGGGCCTACGACGCGACGCTTGCTGCACGAGCGGAGCAGGCTGCAGGCGCCCCGGCCTTCGACGAGGAGAAGCGCCGCGACCTTGCGGAGGGCATCGCTTTCATGCGCGGTGTCGTTCGCTCGATCGACGGAGCCGTGCACGGATGGGCCGAAGGCACGGCGTGA
- a CDS encoding molybdopterin-dependent oxidoreductase, with amino-acid sequence MFESQVSRRTFLKGSAAAGTLAAVGSLSLGAWRTDRAFAAGGDRAVTPSLCNGCSSKCGLMATTLGGSLFTLNGIEQHPYSKGKLCARGHGFAQMAYSEDRVTQPLRRTESGEFEPIDWDTAYREIGEKVQAIIAANGPESLALIHDPRPSGKYYTKRFMNALGSANIYTHAAACNLSKEAGLTETIGASNYSVDFGSCKMVVFIGRSYGDGIRPSHAMSLADAAEAGTRVVIVDPRLNNAGIFATDWVPVNPGTDLALLMGICNVLIEEDLYDHEFVEQHTVGFEEFTAQAKDCTPEWAEKICDVPADTIRELAQALAKAAPAAAVEPSWRAAFGCAYKNSFDTARAVTAVNTLLGSWGQKGGALITGSPKAGKIDDERFVDPPKPEGKRIGDKEYGAVSSSGSNIAALEAALDGRIKGMFFYNSNAAKGYAQPKVWSEAFEKLDLMVAIDVQLSETAMQADYVLPECTYLERMEAPDYIGGKKQFVALRAQALDRVHPDTKSCDEIFTGLAQACGVGQYFDFTVEDLAKAEMDTLGVSVDELKEKGIVEVTSKAFEYGVPTFKTPTEKYQFTSEKAGAAGLNPVIGYVERLVMPQGDELHFIGGKQSIHSHTMTQNVEALNAISREYNLERVWMSAKDAAERGIADGDLVEVASSEYADQVRCKVTERLKPGVLYLPTHYGGSSPYQSRAYEYGISMTEFVPFHGGEPGVGSTMSQEVAVTVKKVEA; translated from the coding sequence ATGTTCGAATCTCAGGTTTCGCGCAGAACGTTTCTGAAGGGATCGGCGGCGGCGGGCACGCTCGCGGCGGTCGGATCGCTTTCGTTGGGCGCGTGGCGCACCGACCGCGCCTTTGCGGCCGGCGGCGACCGCGCCGTCACGCCGTCGCTGTGCAACGGCTGTTCCAGCAAGTGCGGCCTCATGGCCACCACGCTGGGAGGCTCGCTGTTCACGCTGAACGGCATCGAGCAGCATCCGTATTCCAAGGGCAAGCTGTGCGCCCGCGGACACGGGTTCGCCCAGATGGCGTACAGCGAGGATCGCGTCACGCAGCCGCTGCGCCGCACGGAGAGCGGCGAGTTCGAGCCCATCGACTGGGACACCGCGTATCGGGAGATCGGCGAGAAGGTGCAGGCCATCATCGCCGCGAACGGCCCCGAGTCGCTGGCGCTCATCCACGACCCGCGCCCGTCGGGCAAGTACTACACGAAGCGCTTCATGAACGCGCTGGGCTCGGCCAACATCTACACGCACGCAGCCGCGTGCAACCTGTCGAAGGAAGCCGGCCTCACCGAGACCATCGGCGCATCGAACTACTCGGTTGATTTCGGTTCGTGCAAGATGGTCGTGTTCATCGGCCGCAGCTACGGCGACGGCATCCGCCCGTCCCACGCCATGAGCCTGGCCGACGCCGCCGAGGCCGGCACCCGCGTCGTCATCGTGGACCCGCGCCTCAACAACGCGGGCATCTTCGCCACCGACTGGGTGCCCGTCAACCCCGGCACCGACCTGGCGCTGCTCATGGGCATCTGCAACGTGCTCATCGAGGAGGACCTCTACGATCACGAGTTCGTCGAGCAGCACACGGTGGGCTTCGAGGAATTCACCGCCCAGGCGAAGGACTGCACGCCCGAGTGGGCCGAGAAGATCTGCGACGTGCCCGCCGACACCATCCGCGAGCTGGCGCAGGCCCTGGCCAAGGCCGCCCCGGCCGCAGCCGTCGAGCCCAGCTGGCGCGCCGCGTTCGGCTGTGCGTATAAGAACTCGTTCGACACCGCGCGCGCCGTGACGGCTGTCAACACCCTGCTGGGCTCGTGGGGCCAGAAGGGCGGCGCGCTCATCACCGGCTCGCCCAAGGCCGGCAAGATCGACGACGAGCGCTTCGTCGATCCGCCGAAGCCCGAAGGCAAGCGCATCGGCGACAAGGAGTACGGCGCGGTGAGCAGCTCCGGTTCGAACATCGCCGCCCTCGAAGCCGCCCTCGACGGCCGCATCAAGGGCATGTTCTTCTACAACTCCAACGCGGCGAAGGGCTACGCCCAGCCGAAGGTGTGGTCCGAGGCGTTCGAGAAGCTCGACCTCATGGTGGCCATCGACGTGCAGCTGTCCGAGACGGCCATGCAGGCCGACTACGTGCTGCCCGAGTGCACCTACCTCGAGCGCATGGAGGCACCCGACTACATCGGCGGCAAGAAGCAGTTCGTGGCGCTGCGTGCGCAGGCGCTCGACCGCGTGCACCCCGACACGAAGTCGTGCGACGAGATCTTCACCGGTCTCGCGCAGGCGTGCGGCGTGGGCCAGTACTTCGACTTCACCGTGGAGGACCTGGCGAAGGCCGAGATGGACACGCTGGGCGTGAGCGTGGACGAGCTCAAGGAGAAGGGCATCGTCGAAGTGACGTCCAAGGCGTTCGAGTACGGCGTGCCCACGTTCAAGACGCCCACCGAGAAGTACCAGTTCACCAGTGAGAAGGCGGGCGCTGCGGGTCTGAACCCGGTCATCGGCTACGTGGAGCGCCTCGTCATGCCCCAGGGCGACGAGCTGCACTTCATCGGCGGCAAGCAGTCCATCCACTCCCACACCATGACGCAGAACGTCGAGGCCCTCAACGCCATCTCGCGCGAGTACAACCTCGAGCGCGTGTGGATGAGCGCGAAGGACGCCGCCGAGCGCGGCATCGCCGACGGCGACCTCGTGGAAGTGGCGTCGAGCGAGTACGCCGACCAGGTGCGGTGCAAGGTGACCGAGCGCCTCAAGCCGGGCGTGCTGTACCTGCCCACGCACTACGGCGGATCGTCGCCGTACCAGTCGCGCGCGTACGAGTACGGCATCAGCATGACGGAGTTCGTGCCGTTCCACGGCGGCGAGCCGGGCGTCGGCTCGACCATGAGCCAGGAAGTGGCGGTCACGGTGAAGAAGGTGGAGGCATAA
- a CDS encoding 4Fe-4S dicluster domain-containing protein, which translates to MARYGMLINTKKCVGCYACRVACQMINGLDSDKAFIHYEELETGSYPSVYAENVPVQCMHCEDAPCASVCPTHATYTTDSGVVLVEEEKCIGCKYCMAACPYGVRVQLHSGVVEKCRFCWYEGEPGNPPACVGTCITNARIFGDLDDPESEISKAIAKYNAQPLASNLTESKIYYVR; encoded by the coding sequence ATGGCACGGTACGGAATGCTCATCAACACGAAGAAGTGCGTGGGATGCTACGCCTGCCGCGTGGCCTGCCAGATGATCAACGGCCTGGACTCCGACAAGGCGTTCATCCACTACGAGGAGCTGGAGACGGGGTCGTACCCCAGCGTGTACGCCGAGAACGTTCCCGTGCAGTGCATGCACTGCGAGGACGCTCCCTGCGCGTCGGTGTGCCCGACGCACGCGACGTACACCACCGACTCGGGCGTGGTGCTCGTGGAGGAAGAGAAGTGCATCGGCTGCAAGTACTGCATGGCGGCGTGCCCCTACGGCGTGCGCGTCCAGCTGCACTCCGGCGTGGTCGAGAAGTGCCGTTTCTGCTGGTACGAGGGCGAGCCGGGCAACCCGCCGGCGTGCGTGGGCACCTGCATCACGAACGCCCGCATCTTCGGCGACCTCGACGACCCCGAGAGCGAGATCTCGAAGGCCATCGCGAAGTACAACGCGCAGCCGCTCGCGAGCAACCTGACCGAATCCAAGATCTACTACGTGAGGTGA
- the nrfD gene encoding NrfD/PsrC family molybdoenzyme membrane anchor subunit: MVWGPLIAWYLFLAGASAGAFLTSAFVEAKYPDSVKMRVAGRIIAPVFLAIGLVMLIFDAEAGLYNPLRFFWLIANPGSVMTLGVYFICVFMPVALVSALLEILKKPVPKWLTWIGVVAAFSVAAYTGFLLGVVKAYPLWNNAVLPILFVVSALSAGLAATSLVGLLVDRERFEQMWLIKKSHVILSAIEMVVLATMLIIVSAGSVEGAASVQSLIMGQYAPAFWGGIVLLGLVAPFLIEGYPVFVTKRVETSMTSMAVSVIGEAGVLVGGFLLRLLVILAALPVLYL, encoded by the coding sequence ATGGTATGGGGACCCCTTATCGCTTGGTACCTGTTTCTGGCCGGCGCGTCGGCCGGCGCGTTCCTGACGTCCGCGTTCGTCGAGGCCAAGTATCCTGACAGCGTGAAGATGCGCGTGGCCGGCCGCATCATCGCTCCCGTGTTTCTGGCCATCGGCCTGGTCATGCTGATCTTCGACGCGGAAGCCGGCCTGTACAACCCGCTGCGCTTCTTCTGGCTCATCGCGAATCCCGGTTCCGTGATGACGCTGGGCGTGTACTTCATCTGCGTGTTCATGCCCGTGGCGTTGGTTTCGGCGCTGCTTGAGATCCTCAAGAAGCCCGTGCCGAAGTGGCTTACGTGGATCGGCGTGGTTGCCGCATTCTCGGTGGCCGCCTACACCGGCTTCCTGCTGGGCGTGGTGAAGGCGTACCCGTTGTGGAACAACGCGGTGCTGCCCATCCTGTTCGTGGTGTCGGCGCTGTCGGCGGGCCTCGCGGCCACGTCGCTCGTGGGCCTGCTGGTGGATCGCGAGCGCTTCGAGCAGATGTGGCTCATCAAGAAGTCGCACGTCATCCTGTCGGCCATCGAGATGGTGGTGCTCGCCACGATGCTCATCATCGTGAGCGCAGGCAGCGTCGAGGGCGCGGCGTCGGTGCAATCGCTGATCATGGGGCAGTACGCCCCGGCGTTCTGGGGCGGCATCGTGCTGCTGGGCCTCGTGGCGCCGTTCCTCATCGAGGGCTACCCGGTGTTCGTCACGAAGCGCGTCGAGACGTCCATGACCTCGATGGCCGTGAGCGTCATCGGCGAGGCCGGCGTGCTGGTGGGCGGCTTCCTGCTGCGCCTGCTGGTCATCCTGGCCGCGCTGCCGGTGCTGTACCTGTAA
- a CDS encoding helix-turn-helix domain-containing protein has translation MSTRLAVARDRRSMRMVWKTLRFRHVGLAFFWACSMLTFRSSILLQGPANTPELETLVVLISFIANMTTLFAIAAFMERDPRTFDRLPGWLFCAFIVAGLVVIDVAGRAGSGGAMMALLVGGSVLTGVGYGYFWGSWAEYLGRMHPSRTSFYVPMSFLLTAALFLLVSLAAEYESVPPLVLMLPLPILSLVCLKRCHAEVPDGRYARTVNSKRYLTALASLVSLIVASLVLSLLFGLVWEMTVLSVGSVNEAHQAPLVANLVVAVCLIGLVLYAHKRLDLALAFSVIVPVIVILFAVLPFFWETNPVALNVIMSASYGVFDVIIWYMVASTAYDFAVSGFVIGGLVRALSILARLLGIGIGYLLMLIPGSPSLLIVGVSVGAVYVLAMLGLFYRTRRRGAPIVAAEEPESETAAPTAAAATTPAEPAAAAVPVPAAAAAPKPLLDAEAGDEPAAPGPLSEEAAFEMIAEDFSLTRREAELLPFIARGRPARVIADALFVSENTIRTHTRRILEKTDLHSKQQVIDLIEKYR, from the coding sequence TTGAGCACTCGGCTGGCGGTTGCGCGCGACCGACGCAGCATGCGCATGGTGTGGAAGACGTTGCGGTTCCGCCATGTCGGCCTCGCCTTTTTCTGGGCGTGCAGCATGCTCACCTTCCGCAGCTCCATCCTGCTGCAAGGGCCCGCCAACACGCCGGAGCTCGAGACGCTCGTCGTGCTCATCTCGTTCATCGCGAACATGACCACCCTGTTCGCCATCGCCGCGTTCATGGAGCGCGACCCCCGCACCTTCGACCGGTTGCCCGGCTGGCTGTTCTGCGCGTTCATCGTCGCGGGCCTCGTGGTCATCGACGTGGCGGGGCGCGCCGGCTCGGGCGGCGCGATGATGGCGCTGCTCGTGGGCGGTTCGGTGCTGACCGGCGTCGGCTACGGCTACTTCTGGGGAAGCTGGGCGGAGTACCTCGGGCGGATGCACCCCTCGCGCACGTCGTTCTACGTGCCGATGTCGTTCCTGCTGACGGCGGCCCTGTTCCTGCTCGTCTCGCTGGCGGCCGAGTACGAGAGCGTGCCGCCGCTCGTGCTCATGCTGCCCCTGCCCATCCTGTCGCTCGTGTGCCTGAAGCGCTGCCATGCGGAGGTGCCCGACGGGCGCTATGCGCGCACGGTGAACTCGAAGCGCTACCTGACGGCGCTCGCGTCGCTCGTCTCGCTCATCGTGGCCAGCCTCGTGCTGTCGCTGCTGTTCGGCCTCGTATGGGAGATGACCGTGCTGTCGGTGGGGTCGGTGAACGAGGCGCACCAGGCGCCGCTCGTGGCGAACCTCGTAGTGGCCGTGTGCCTGATCGGCCTCGTGCTGTACGCGCACAAGCGGTTGGATCTGGCGCTGGCCTTCAGCGTCATCGTGCCGGTGATCGTCATCCTGTTCGCCGTGCTGCCGTTTTTCTGGGAGACGAACCCCGTGGCGCTCAACGTCATCATGAGCGCGAGCTACGGGGTGTTCGACGTGATCATCTGGTACATGGTGGCATCGACCGCCTACGACTTCGCCGTGTCGGGCTTCGTCATCGGCGGCCTCGTGCGCGCGCTGTCCATCCTGGCGCGGCTGCTGGGCATCGGCATCGGCTACCTGCTCATGCTTATCCCCGGAAGCCCGTCGCTGCTGATCGTGGGCGTGTCGGTGGGCGCGGTGTACGTGCTGGCCATGCTGGGGCTGTTCTACCGCACGCGGCGCCGGGGCGCGCCGATCGTCGCCGCGGAGGAGCCGGAGTCCGAGACGGCCGCGCCGACGGCAGCCGCCGCAACGACGCCGGCCGAGCCCGCGGCCGCCGCCGTGCCCGTGCCCGCGGCCGCGGCAGCACCCAAGCCGCTGCTCGACGCGGAGGCGGGCGACGAGCCCGCCGCGCCGGGGCCCCTCAGCGAGGAGGCGGCGTTCGAGATGATCGCCGAGGACTTCAGCCTGACGCGCCGCGAGGCCGAGCTGCTGCCCTTCATCGCGCGCGGGCGGCCGGCGCGCGTCATCGCCGATGCGCTGTTCGTGTCCGAGAACACCATCCGCACCCACACCCGCCGCATCCTCGAGAAAACCGACCTGCACTCCAAGCAACAGGTCATCGACCTCATCGAGAAGTACCGCTAG